In the genome of Aspergillus luchuensis IFO 4308 DNA, chromosome 2, nearly complete sequence, one region contains:
- a CDS encoding GTP-Rho binding exocyst subunit SEC3 (COG:U;~EggNog:ENOG410PHSF;~InterPro:IPR028258,IPR019160;~PFAM:PF09763,PF15277;~go_component: GO:0000145 - exocyst [Evidence IEA];~go_process: GO:0006887 - exocytosis [Evidence IEA]), translated as MSSRDRMRGPPPGEMPPQRDPRRAGDSRNGGNAGPGDASMSRAEKFEDEKRRIIHSCFGKKDSDGSLVESYITHVRILEDAAYPSTPAPPNSPPENKKPRVIIVAVRRSGRVRMHKARENNDGSFSIGKTWMLDDLSSIQSYNALVPSTPLEQQHKQWAANVGFIVTVGKPYYWHARTSKEKDFFIGSLVKIYRKYTGGKVPTLIGFDERERQLLAGASAAGPPAPKGPPPGPPRPEVTLPPPRPPSSQGSRPQSPYSSRAPSRDGPRRPPPPPSEEHALRGQRSRDQMGRPSTGQSGKSGTPPFSPPQHAPPMPPDQREQPPPRAAERLAADSRVPKVPIISPPEPRNRDYPSSLQAAPVAGQRERSNGNFEDARSGSPLPDSRPPSSRDGRRGPESRPTLRTQDLHPSRSTDGLRPTTPGSVSGENLTFMHSPGSSVGPRSPLREAAEKPIGSPARAERQEPEPPSNPINTPAVEVPAALTPGSSEFSKPPPAVESAEAPVPTAPTLPVLTKDPEPIQPIAETAAAAVPPPPSDLEATEPVEENDPDAHRPGLGPMIKKKQTKDVASAFRKAATAHGAFKPRPGGAGERLLAAAKKQKAAADEPDGITSVVPAPFLLRTNSENTVTSPATPEAETPPVVSSSPEKEVQPPAPLAPPAAPAVQPPAEPPRMEPPAVEVTQPAPEEPTVGSTEVLAEPRDTSRASVKVDTERSRSVSPSPHDRRRRRHEDNTIKYCQALGLNPSVLEGRGIDFDDILTDLGWNGRLGDEKKIEDLEADIRREIGRVEATSWLGNLEQQEGKIDQLAKLIDKTIVECEELDNLLTLYSHELNTLNDDVAYIETQSQGLQVQTANQKLLQNELQNLLKTLSISSDDVRALKESSLSNPDGLRDTELALSTLYKAMLMIDSDIWHNKRRLADAAGDHGSLGVYADTEIGQMRAIKEKKEEYRTHARVFLQRLKQFMAIAYKVAEQKRIDAAANGQKDPLKLDSEARGYCRRELWQYHAVILFAREVSSGEWHALINLYEQQAKHPYQNDFRDNNLAWKKAARKPSGEEQELLFTHQEKEKESEGITMAARKLTVRRGKTIRAAAGLRLPSGEKQHGKLEPFEAFGGTLQETLHMISEEQNFIVYFFHLNSLSTVDFPDLVMSGAPDERRIPSFGSKQLHDPDRAMAKKVEQIMDELFAFWPTDMQNLVDWAIRADPLQGIGILLAIEKAISEFDDTNQDFIIHSLQKLHSRLLGLFNRFVDEQIRGIEETKVKVNKRKGVISFMRVFPHFSTAVENMLSQEFYDIRVNVNEAYDRINRAMWESLKFIAKEAPGQPTGAAATSGDPEDKEILNYHILLIENMNHYIEEVDVRSLPVLERWRDRAHQDMQEHMKLYLDSIIHRPLGKLLEFIESVENLVATGINPADIASRPSHSRSVAKKVLATYDAKEIRRGIEMLKKRVEKHFGDADDPGLSRSLVLKVLRECEGRYGEAYDRTRRVVDAVYEGQLELEWRKEDAIAMFQR; from the exons ATGAGTAGTCGTGACCGCATGCGGGGTCCCCCGCCCGGCGAGATGCCCCCTCAAAGAGACCCTCGTCGAGCTGGTGATAGTCGCAATGGCGGTAACGCCGGCCCCGGGGATGCCTCTATGTCGAGGGCCGAGAAAttcgaggatgagaagcGGCGGATCATTCATAGCTGTTTTGGCAAGAAAGACAGCGATGGCTCGT TGGTCGAGTCCTACATAACACATGTCCGCATTTTGGAAGATGCGGCATATCCGTCCACCCCCGCTCCACCCAATTCGCCGCCCGAGAACAAGAAACCTCGTGTGATCATTGTCGCTGTGAGACGGTCAGGAAGAGTGCGCATGCACAAGGCGCGCGAGAACAATGATGGCTCGTTCTCTATCGGTAAAACATGGATGTTGGAtgatctctcctccatccagtCTTACAACGCCTTGGTCCCGAGCACGCCGTtagaacaacaacacaagCAGTGGGCTGCCAATGTTGGATTCATAGTCACTGTTGGAAAGCCTTACTATTGGCATGCACGGACCTCCAAAGAGAAGGATTTTTTCATAGGCAGCCTCGTTAAGATCTACAGAAAATACACTGGCGGCAAGGTACCGACCCTGATCGGCTTCGATGAGCGTGAACGACAGCTGCTTGCTGGCGCATCAGCTGCAGGTCCGCCAGCTCCTAAAGGCCCCCCTCCTGGTCCTCCGCGTCCCGAAGTGACCCTGCCTCCCCCGCGacctccctcttcacaaGGCAGCCGGCCTCAGTCACCGTATTCTAGCCGTGCGCCCAGTCGCGATGGACCACGAcgaccaccgccaccaccatctgaGGAACATGCCCTACGAGGGCAAAGAAGTCGTGATCAGATGGGGAGACCGTCTACTGGCCAGTCTGGTAAAAGCGGCACTCCTCCGTTTAGCCCACCCCAACACGCCCCGCCAATGCCTCCTGACCAGCGCGaacagcctcctcctcgtgcAGCCGAACGTCTTGCCGCGGATTCCAGAGTACCCAAGGTGCCCATAATATCTCCCCCGGAGCCGAGAAATAGGGACTATCCCTCTAGTTTGCAGGCCGCTCCTGTTGCCGGTCAGCGGGAACGGTCCAATGGCAATTTTGAAGACGCCAGGTCGGGGAGTCCCCTCCCTGACTCCcgaccaccatcctcacGCGACGGGCGGAGAGGTCCTGAGTCCAGACCTACGCTTCGTACCCAGGATCTACATCCCAGCCGCAGTACAGACGGTCTTCGTCCTACTACACCTGGGTCGGTTTCTGGAGAAAATCTCACCTTCATGCATAGTCCGGGTAGTAGCGTGGGTCCCAGATCGCCCTTGAGGGAAGCAGCCGAAAAGCCCATTGGCTCGCCCGCACGAGCAGAGCGACAGGAGCCTGAGCCCCCGAGCAACCCCATCAATACCCCCGCCGTCGAGGTCCCAGCAGCACTCACGCCAGGCTCTTCAGAGTTTAGCAAACCCCCACCCGCCGTCGAGTCTGCTGAGGCGCCGGTGCCCACAGCTCCGACACTGCCAGTTTTGACAAAGGATCCAGAGCCGATTCAGCCGATAGCAGagactgctgcagctgcagtacCACCGCCTCCTAGTGATCTGGAGGCCACTGAGCCTGTGGAAGAAAATGATCCCGATGCACACCGTCCTGGGCTTGGCCCgatgatcaagaagaagcagactaAAGATGTTGCAAGCGCATTCCGCAAAGCTGCCACGGCTCATGGGGCTTTCAAGCCGAggcctggtggtgctggtgagaGACTTCTAGCAGCTGCGAAAAAGCAGAAGGCTGCCGCTGATGAGCCGGATGGGATCACCAGCGTGGTGCCTGCTCCGTTCTTGCTTCGGACTAACAGCGAGAATACGGTGACTTCTCCTGCGACACCGGAAGCAGAGACTCCCCCAGTTGTATCTTCATCCCCTGAGAAGGAGGTGCAACCGCCAGCGCCACTGGCAccgccagcagcgccagctGTGCAGCCTCCTGCCGAACCCCCCAGGATGGAACCACCCGCAGTTGAAGTGACCCAACCTGCGCCCGAAGAACCTACGGTCGGTTCGACTGAGGTACTCGCAGAGCCAAGAGATACATCAAGAGCTTCTGTGAAAGTTGATACAGAAAGATCGAGATCCGTGTCTCCTTCGCCCCATGATCGTCGCCGCAGACGTCATGAGGATAACACGATCAAGTACTGTCAAGCGCTCGGACTCAACCCTAGTGTTCTTGAAGGGCGTGGAATTGACTTTGACGATATCTTGACTGACCTAGGCTGGAACGGACGACTGGGAGACGAAAAGAAGATTGAAGATTTGGAGGCAGACATCCGCCGAGAGATTGGCCGTGTAGAAGCTACCAGCTGGCTTGGTAACCTCGAACAGCAGGAGGGCAAGATCGATCAACTTGCAAAACTCATCGACAAGACGATCGTGGAGTGTGAAGAGCTGGACAATCTCCTTACCTTGTATTCCCATGAGCTCAAC ACTCTCAACGATGACGTGGCTTATATCGAAACGCAATCCCAGGGTCTACAGGTGCAAACAGCCAATCAAAAATTGCTTCAGAACGAGCTACAAAACCTACTCAAGACtctttccatttcctcagACGACGTTCGTGCCTTGAAGGAGTCGTCATTGAGCAATCCCGATGGCCTCCGAGATACCGAACTCGCCCTATCTACGTTGTACAAAgcgatgttgatgattgattcTGACATCTGGCATAACAAGAGGCGGCTTGCCGATGCGGCTGGAGACCATGGCAGCCTGGGCGTGTATGCCGACACAGAAATCGGCCAAATGCGTGCgatcaaagaaaagaaggaagagtatCGCACACATGCTCGTGTATTCTTGCAACGACTGAAGCAATTCATGGCTATTGCATACAAGGTTGCGGAACAAAAGAGGATTGATGCGGCTGCCAATGGTCAAAAGGACCCCCTGAAGCTCGACAGCGAAGCCCGTGGCTACTGCCGTCGTGAATTGTGGCAGTACCATGCTGTGATCCTCTTCGCTCGGGAAGTTAGTTCCGGGGAGTGGCACGCGCTCATCAACCTGTATGAACAGCAGGCCAAACACCCTTACCAAAATGATTTCCGAGACAACAACCTGGCTTGGAAGAAGGCGGCGAGGAAGCCTAGTGGAGAGGAGCAGGAACTCCTCTTTACTCAccaagagaaggagaaggagtcTGAAGGAATCACCATGGCGGCGCGCAAACTCACAGTGCGACGAGGCAAGACCATTAGAGCTGCAGCAGGTCTCAGGCTTCCCTCAGGAGAAAAGCAACATGGCAAGCTGGAGCCATTCGAAGCTTTCGGGGGGACGCTTCAAGAGACCCTGCATATGATCTCGGAAGAGCAGAATTTTATCGTCtacttcttccatctcaacTCGCTTTCAACGGTCGACTTTCCAGACCTGGTTATGTCAGGCGCTCCGGATGAGCGCAGGATACCCAGTTTCGGCTCCAAACAGCTGCACGATCCCGACCGAGCGATGGCCAAGAAAGTTGAGCAGATCATGGACGAACTTTTCGCGTTCTGGCCGACTGATATGCAAAACCTTGTGGACTGGGCCATCAGAGCTGACCCACT ACAAGGAATTGGAATATTGCTGGCCATAGAGAAGGCTATCTCCGAGTTTGATGACACCAACCAGGACTTTATTATCCACTCTCTTCAAAAACTCCATTCCCGGTTGCTTGGCCTCTTTAATCGATTTGTCGACGAGCAAATTCGAGGCATCGAGGAGACCAAGGTCAAGGTCAACAAGCGCAAAGGAGTGATCTCATTTATGCGTGTCTTCCCCCACTTCTCCACGGCCGTGGAGAACATGCTTTCGCAAGAGTTCTACGACATCCGGGTCAACGTAAACGAAGCCTACGATCGCATCAACCGCGCCATGTGGGAATCGCTCAAGTTCATCGCCAAGGAGGCGCCGGGCCAGCCCACGGGAGCGGCTGCGACTTCGGGAGACCCGGAAGATAAGGAAATCTTAAATTACCACATTCTCCTCATTGAGAACATGAACCACTAcatcgaggaggtcgatgTCCGGAGCCTCCCCGTCCTGGAGCGGTGGCGCGATCGGGCGCACCAAGACATGCAGGAGCATATGAAACTCTACCTCGACTCCATCATTCACCGACCACTGGGCAAGCTGCTAGAGTTTATTGAGTCAGTGGAGAATCTAGTGGCGACGGGCATCAACCCCGCCGATATTGCCAGCCGACCTAGCCACTCCCGATCGGTGGCGAAGAAGGTGTTGGCGACATACGATGCCAAGGAAATTCGGCGAGGGATTGAAatgttgaagaagcgggTCGAGAAGCATTTCGGTGACGCGGACGACCCCGGCCTGAGTCGGAGCTTGGTGTTGAAGGTACTCCGGGAGTGCGAGGGTCGGTATGGGGAAGCGTACGATCGGACCCGGCGCGTTGTTGATGCGGTGTACGAAGGCCAGTTGGAGCTCGAATGGCGCAAGGAGGACGCCATTGCCATGTTCCAGAGGTGA
- a CDS encoding uncharacterized protein (TransMembrane:1 (n3-10c28/29o52-83i)), whose translation MSLLIPLHWIQNAAAGMSDIESPSTARAELPRQFSFLSTLALGYSITNSWAGYAGILSIPLVMGGSPTAFFGLVVASIACCFISKHALLTHGNGIDILSANSCWPCRVGVCISH comes from the coding sequence ATGTCTTTGCTGATTCCTCTCCATTGGATTCAGAACGCAGCTGCCGGGATGTCTGATATCGAGAGCCCTAGCACTGCCCGTGCCGAGCTTCCTCGTCAATTCTCATTCTTGTCGACATTGGCCTTGGGATACAGCATTACCAACTCATGGGCTGGTTACGCGGGTATCCTATCGATACCCCTGGTGATGGGAGGGAGCCCAACAGCTTTCTTTGGCCTTGTTGTTGCTTCGATAGCTTGTTGTTTTATAAGTAAGCACGCCCTACTCACTCATGGAAACGGCATTGATATCCTGTCCGCCAATAGCTGCTGGCCTTGCAGAGTTGGCGTCTGCATTTCCCACTAG
- a CDS encoding uncharacterized protein (COG:Q;~EggNog:ENOG410PPCV;~InterPro:IPR036291,IPR002347;~PFAM:PF00106,PF13561;~go_process: GO:0055114 - oxidation-reduction process [Evidence IEA]): protein MSYSRSILITGGTAGLGYYCTLELARQFPNYQVIIVSRSSSQDAAGSINKILGQNNVNYLRLDLSDLSQIRSFVQQWETNKYPPIQYLLLNAGLQFPGPVEYTVNGYEKTFAINHIGHALLFSLLVPHLAHAARIVVTSSGTHDPAQKTGLPDAKYTSAEELAHPTKITAQNPGRQRYSTSKLANVLWVYALHRRLNESKDARLKSCTVVAFDPGLMPGTGLVREANPVVRFLWHVILPRVIPLLRVLLGTPNIKLPQVSGATLAWLASSKEALLSSGVYYEGREQIRSSEESYDVSKQNDLWDWTVRNVASTEEEVARFSLTD, encoded by the coding sequence ATGTCCTATTCTCGCAGCATCCTCATTACCGGAGGCACCGCCGGTCTAGGCTACTACTGCACCCTAGAACTCGCGCGCCAGTTCCCCAACTATCAAGTAATAATCGTATCTCGGTCCAGCTCTCAAGATGCCGCCGGCTCTATCAACAAAATCCTGGGCCAAAACAACGTCAACTACCTCCGACTCGACCTCTCCGACCTATCCCAGATCCGATCCTTCGTCCAACAATGGGAAACCAACAAATACCCACCCATCCagtacctcctcctcaacgcAGGTCTACAATTCCCCGGACCCGTCGAATACACAGTAAACGGATACGAGAAAACCTTTGCGATCAACCACATCGGCCACGCCCTATTATTCTCACTGCTGGTCCCCCACCTCGCCCACGCAGCAAGGATAGTAGTTACCTCCAGCGGCACACACGATCCCGCACAAAAGACCGGCCTCCCCGACGCAAAGTACACCAGTGCGGAGGAGCTCGCTCACCCGACCAAAATCACAGCCCAGAATCCCGGCCGCCAGCGTTACTCAACCAGCAAGCTTGCAAACGTTCTTTGGGTGTACGCGCTGCATCGGCGTCTCAATGAGTCGAAAGATGCAAGGCTTAAGTCGTGCACCGTTGTTGCGTTTGATCCTGGTCTCATGCCTGGAACTGGGCTGGTCCGTGAAGCGAACCCAGTCGTGCGCTTTCTCTGGCATGTGATTCTCCCTCGCGTTATTCCGCTTCTGCGTGTGTTGCTGGGAACACCGAATATCAAGTTGCCACAGGTGTCGGGGGCTACGTTGGCTTGGTTAGCCAGTAGTAAGGAGGCTTTGTTGAGTAGTGGGGTTTATTATGAGGGGAGGGAGCAGATCCGCTCGAGTGAGGAGAGTTATGATGTGAGCAAGCAAAATGACTTGTGGGATTGGACTGTAAGGAATGTGGCCTCtacggaagaagaagtcgcGCGGTTCTCGTTGACGGATTAG
- a CDS encoding uncharacterized protein (COG:S;~EggNog:ENOG410PUY3;~InterPro:IPR022698,IPR021858;~PFAM:PF12013), protein MGLDANIVSPSQPDDPDPSQLLHYLPDYEVVICSTCRYAVQPHGILRHLKEIHRILRGRRRKYSHYVASLCLREPNDVVPPSGADQFPVPYLPVEPGLRCQAADCMYLCASNKRMQSHWRTVHGRKGDCTTDWRPVPLQTFFRGNHLRYFTSVGAKPHNDLPSSVFGPLTAGLSGGQLHAGLDSMDSALLDHYLRHTYHSFTTNEETDKIWRSVVPGLAHQNVFLLHGLLACTSLHRAHMSSGHANQKKAFLLRAYHHQGIALPHFRHAIEHPTADNCHAILAFAYLLVVYSFAADQPGCSVSNLSEDSLLLVDRNSGEGTEPDSILCNWLYFLRAGCSMLCEVWEQLNEGPVRALSEAWDIDFGYDPEPSYLTLLLSVIPNKATATQSTGDTNETTLVWPEDVTAIYQEAAIVLCRSFAYVRAHRGLLTTWDVLRIWPMEVSLEYMALLHQRHPGALILLAYYCVLLKQMERHWYFEGRAAMLIRAIQRHLKPEWHIFIREPLHMVVGVPDDGHLLEKI, encoded by the coding sequence ATGGGCTTGGATGCAAACATTGTATCTCCGTCTCAGCCGGATGACCCTGACCCGTCCCAGCTGCTGCACTATCTTCCGGATTACGAGGTTGTCATTTGCAGTACCTGCCGATATGCCGTCCAGCCTCATGGGATCTTGCGTCATCTGAAAGAGATTCATCGAATCCTCCGTGGCCGCCGGCGGAAGTATTCTCATTACGTTGCCAGCTTGTGCCTTAGAGAGCCAAACGACGTCGTACCTCCCAGTGGTGCTGATCAGTTTCCGGTCCCATACCTACCGGTTGAGCCCGGTCTTCGATGCCAGGCAGCTGATTGCATGTATCTATGTGCTTCTAACAAGCGCATGCAGTCCCACTGGAGGACTGTCCATGGACGAAAGGGCGATTGCACCACAGACTGGCGTCCGGTTCCCCTACAGACTTTCTTCCGCGGCAATCACTTACGGTATTTCACTTCTGTTGGAGCAAAGCCACATAATGATTTGCCATCCTCTGTGTTCGGTCCACTCACAGCAGGGCTTTCAGGAGGCCAGCTCCATGCAGGCTTGGACTCCATGGACTCTGCTCTTCTGGACCACTACCTCCGACACACATACCATAGTTTCACCACCAACGAAGAAACTGATAAGATATGGCGCTCGGTTGTCCCGGGACTAGCACACCAGAATGTATTCCTTCTGCATGGCCTGCTAGCCTGCACAAGCTTGCACAGAGCACACATGAGCTCTGGGCATGCGAACCAGAAAAAGGCATTTCTTCTAAGAGCGTATCACCATCAAGGCATTGCTCTCCCGCATTTTCGGCACGCTATTGAGCATCCTACGGCAGATAATTGCCATGCCATCTTGGCATTTGCATATCTGCTAGTGGTATACTCTTTTGCCGCTGATCAACCTGGGTGCTCAGTCTCAAACTTGAGCGAGGACTCGTTGCTTCTAGTGGATCGGAATAGTGGCGAAGGCACCGAGCCTGATAGCATTCTTTGCAACTGGCTATACTTTCTCCGCGCTGGTTGCTCTATGCTGTGTGAGGTATGGGAGCAGTTGAACGAAGGCCCCGTCAGAGCACTTTCGGAGGCCTGGGACATTGATTTTGGTTACGACCCAGAACCCTCATATTTGACACTTCTCCTGTCAGTGATCCCAAATAAGGCAACCGCCACACAAAGCACTGGCGATACAAATGAGACGACTCTCGTTTGGCCCGAAGATGTGACGGCCATTTATCAAGAGGCTGCCATTGTTTTGTGCCGATCATTTGCGTACGTGCGTGCCCACCGcggactacttactacctggGACGTTCTCCGCATATGGCCCATGGAAGTGTCGCTAGAATACATGGCTCTTCTCCACCAACGGCACCCTGGCGCACTTATATTGCTAGCGTACTATTGTGTTCTGTTGAAGCAGATGGAGAGGCACTGGTACTTCGAAGGGCGCGCGGCAATGCTAATTCGCGCCATTCAAAGACATTTGAAGCCGGAGTGGCATATATTTATCCGGGAGCCATTGCATATGGTTGTAGGAGTACCTGATGATGGCCATCTTCTTGAGAAGATTTAG
- a CDS encoding nucleolar and coiled-body phosphoprotein 1 family protein (COG:S;~EggNog:ENOG410PTY3;~InterPro:IPR006594,IPR007718;~PFAM:PF05022;~go_function: GO:0005515 - protein binding [Evidence IEA]), giving the protein MAGQKSKQAKPAKVSKSKETPAPPAQLVAAISAFLSESGLSKTKETFAKELSSKSIDSDAKNVPSLLELYQSWEKTSEKSSGSSSSDSESDSESESGSESDSESSDSSSDESSDSDVEMNDKSESDSDSDSDEEEKKKPAAPAAKSQGTKRKAESSSSESDSESESDEAPKSKKTKVTSAKEESSDSDSSDSESDSSSSSSESEVSSDSDSSSDDSSSSSESDSDSDSDSDSDSSSDEEDDKKADKKALKAATKTPLPPSDSSSSGSSSSSSSDSDSTGTVSNSDSAAKEQSQSAQTSASSSASPAPGNAPQKKKHTGARPTPLAQLSEGPTDHLLSNDYVPYAYAEKAWQDLSVTRGKGFTKEKNKKKRGSYRGGPIDISGGKSFKFDD; this is encoded by the exons ATGGCCGGTCAGAAATCCAAGCAGGCTAAGCCCGCCAAGGTGTCCAAGAGCAAGGAGACT CCTGCTCCTCCCGCTCAACTCGTCGCCGCGATCAGCGCTTTCCTGAGCGAATCTGGTCTCTCTAAGACCAAGGAAACTTTCGCAAAAGAACTTTCCAGCAAGTCGATCGACTCTGATGCGAAGAACGTCCCGTCCCTGCTCGAACTCTACCAGTCCTGGGAAAAAACCTCCGAGAAGTCCTCCGGTTCTAGCTCTTCGGACAGCGAGAGCGacagtgagagtgagagtggaAGCGAGAGTGATAGCGAGAGCAGTGATAGCAGCTCCGACGAGTCCAGCGATTCTGATGTCGAGATGAACGACAAGTCCGAGTCcgacagcgacagcgactccgacgaggaggagaagaagaagcccgctgCCCCTGCTGCCAAGTCCCAGGGCACCAAGCGCAAGGCCgagtccagctcctccgagTCCGATTCCGAATCTGAGTCTGATGAGGCcccgaagtcgaagaagaccaaggtgACCTCCGCCAAGGAGGAGTCTTCTGACTCGGACTCCTCTGACTCTGAGTCcgactcttcctcttcctcttccgagtCTGAAGTgtcctccgactccgactcctCTAGCGATGactccagctcctcttctgAGTCCGattccgactccgactctgattctgactctgactcttcttccgacgaggaggatgacaagaAGGCCGACAAGAAGGCCCTGAAGGCTGCTACCAAGACCCCTCTGCCTCCGTCCGACTCTAGCTCCAGcggctcttcctcgtcttcttcctccgactccgactccaCCGGTACCGTCAGCAACTCCGACTCTGCCGCCAAAGAGCAGTCCCAGTCTGCCCAGACGTCCGCATCCAGCAGCGCCAGCCCTGCTCCCGGCAACGCcccccagaagaagaagcacacCGGTGCTCGCCCCACTCCTCTGGCGCAGCTGAGTGAAGGTCCCACCGACCACCTCCTCTCGAACGACTACGTTCCCTACGCCTACGCCGAGAAGGCCTGGCAGGATCTGTCGGTCACCCGCGGCAAGGGCTtcaccaaggagaagaacaagaagaagcgcggCTCTTACCGTGGTGGTCCCATCGACATCTCGGGCGGCAAGTCTTTCAAGTTCGATGACTAG
- a CDS encoding F-box/WD repeat-containing protein (COG:S;~EggNog:ENOG410PPX1;~InterPro:IPR001810,IPR036322,IPR036047;~PFAM:PF00646,PF12937;~go_function: GO:0005515 - protein binding [Evidence IEA]), with product MLAQLPPEIIQLIASYLPSASTLVNLSMTCWRLRHVVAAQDWRIFRTFVETKFPGVETPEIWREAAQALTSRSRALDKHAVVGRFVVPAAEAVKVGSHSSTRGDNPTHGYRPALDSYEVWNSSSWNDRKEVLAWGAADELVLRITEPGPNSKGKWVVFNDLDDISSHDDICGVHLLRPEHPSKEPETEHIVVARVRGELFHLSIDPNSASHVYKQRFLTSGQGIERTDMSDGKDPILSAHLSDGSISFFTTTSGEEIVQPFARLNADTGDDSNLSSRPTYHKFLSPTLFAVGTGSAHEAVIISTITPQGLSPIRELDAELVDFERVNLHTPIRPNVNAISPLDPTGQVFLAAWGDRAVRLHDLRSDDEYEKVYRDTTDQNPIYCIHPFGHDRFVVGSGGDALVKIFDLRMPKNETYSYRDARLSSTLPNTNNEPIVNSLSNLSLTPFPRKDISIFLSAHPPSSRTQGRRRHNTRSYRGAIYSMSSPSPSSPTIYTGVADGVVRLDFASTDDFFGPCQNWYREPLLLSNDVGLESTVAHTRAADKVLELSGYERPEDTTSSITLRKQQPFGSVGVEDRLAEEVTGWDRRWERLEKSGSWRRVDDLVE from the exons ATGCTTGCGCAGCTTCCCCCGGAAATCATACAGCTTATTGCAAGCTATTTGCCATCTGCCAGCACGTTGGTGAACCTATCAATGACCTGTTGGCGTTTACGACATGTTGTCGCTGCTCAAGACTGGCGCATTTTTAGAACCTTTGTTGAGACCAAGTTCCCTGGTGTGGAAACTCCTGAAATCTGGAGAGAAGCAGCCCAGGCACTCACATCTCGGTCAAGAGCATTAGACAAACATGCAGTTGTCGGAAGATTCGTCGTACCAGCCGCAGAAGCAGTCAAGGTCGGATCCCATAGTTCCACACGAGGGGACAACCCTACTCACGGATATCGTCCTGCTCTGGACTCGTATGAAGTCTGGAATAGCTCCTCGTGGAACGATCGAAAGGAGGTGCTTGCCTGGGGTGCGGCAGACGAATTAGTTCTGCGCATCACCGAACCTGGCCCCAATTCGAAGGGGAAATGGGTTGTCTTCAACGATCTCGACGACAtcagcagccatgatgacATATGTGGTGTCCATCTTCTACGTCCTGAACATCCTTCCAAGGAACCTGAGACTGAACATATAGTCGTTGCACGAGTGCGCGGAGAGCTTTTCCATCTCTCTATCGACCCTAATAGCGCGTCTCACGTATACAAGCAGCGGTTCTTGACCTCCGGACAAGGCATTGAGCGAACAGATATGAGTGACGGAAAGGACCCAATCTTATCTGCCCACTTGAGCGACGGGTCGATATCCTTCTTCACTACCACTTCGGGAGAAGAGATAGTCCAGCCTTTCGCTCGTCTCAATGCCGACACTGGCGACGATTCAAACCTAAGTTCTCGCCCCACGTACCACAAGTTCCTTTCACCTACACTCTTCGCAGTCGGCACAGGAAGCGCCCACGAAGCGGTGATTATCTCCACCATTACACCGCAAGGTCTATCACCCATTCGTGAGCTCGATGCGGAGTTAGTGGACTTCGAGCGAGTCAATCTCCATACGCCCATCAGACCCAACGTCAACGCCATTTCTCCCCTCGATCCCACCGGCCAAGTCTTCCTCGCAGCCTGGGGCGATAGAGCCGTCAG ACTGCACGACCTCCGTTCAGACGACGAATACGAAAAGGTTTACCGTGATACCACAGACCAAAACCCCATATACTGCATCCACCCCTTTGGCCACGACCGCTTCGTCGTCGGTTCCGGCGGTGACGCTCTAGTCAAGATCTTTGACCTGCGTATGCCAAAGAACGAAACATACAGCTACCGCGATGCACGGCTTTCCTCgaccctccccaacaccaacaacgaACCAATCGTAAACAGCCTCTcaaacctctccctcacccctTTCCCCCGCAAAGAcatctccatctttctctcCGCCCACCCACCATCCAGCCGCACCCAAGGCCGTCGCCGCCACAACACCCGTTCCTACCGTGGCGCAATCTACAGCATGAGTtcgccctccccctcttcaccAACCATCTACACTGGTGTCGCGGACGGCGTCGTTCGCCTTGACTTCGCCTCCACGGATGACTTCTTCGGCCCTTGTCAGAACTGGTACCGGGAGCCACTCCTGCTCTCTAACGACGTAGGTCTCGAGAGCACTGTTGCGCACACCCGTGCCGCGGATAAAGTTCTTGAGTTATCGGGCTACGAGCGCCCTGAGGACACCACGTCTTCTATCACTTTGCGCAAGCAGCAGCCGTTTGGGTCCGTCGGGGTGGAGGATCGTCTTGCGGAGGAGGTTACAGGGTGGGATCGGAggtgggagaggttggaGAAGTCGGGGTCGTGGAGACGGGTTGATGATTTGGTTGAGTAG